From Drosophila yakuba strain Tai18E2 chromosome 2L, Prin_Dyak_Tai18E2_2.1, whole genome shotgun sequence, one genomic window encodes:
- the LOC6539170 gene encoding protein gustavus isoform X3, whose protein sequence is MEFGKKRYKGGRTPSIRSSERRRPQSVSSISTLSPRVVLSRLEPREFERLRLSYKVAIDQRRSRSCRGMNMGQKISGGVKTVSRNDSQSTFKPIIPRELQADFVKPARIDILLDMPPASRDLQLRHSWNSEDRSLNIFVKEDDKLTFHRHPVAQSTDCIRGKVGLTKGLHIWEIYWPTRQRGTHAVVGVCTADAPLHSVGYQSLVGSTEQSWGWDLGRNKLYHDSKNCAGVTYPAILKNDEAFLVPDKFLVALDMDEGTLSFIVDQQYLGIAFRGLRGKKLYPVVSAVWGHCEITMRYIGGLDPYVAGIVSTKSLHRWGEI, encoded by the exons ATGGAATTTGGTAAAAAAAG gTATAAGGGTGGTCGGACACCTTCTATTAGGTCCAGTGAAAGGCGTCGTCCTCAAAGTGTTTCATCAATATCCACACTATCCCCGAGAGTTGTTTTGTCAAGATTGGAACCGAGGGAGTTTGAACGTCTTCGACTATCCTACAAAGTTGCAATCGACCAAAGAAGATCCAGAAGCTGCCGTGGCATGAACATGGGTCAAAAAATTAGTGGCGGAGTCAAAACAGTTAGTCGTAATGATTCACAGTCTACATTCAAACCAATAATACCAAGAGAGTTACAAGCTGATTTCGTTAAACCTGCGCGAATCGATATTTTACTTGATATGCCGCCAGCATCTCGAGATCTTCAATTAAGGCATTCATGGAACTCCGAAGATCGgtctttaaacatttttgtaaaaGAGGACGACAAGTTGACATTTCATAGGCACCCAGTGGCTCAAAGTACTGATTGCATTCGCGGAAAAGTCGGACTTACAAAGGGATTGCACATTTGGGAAATTTATTGGCCAACAAGGCAAAGAGGAACACACGCTGTTGTTGGCGTATGCACTGCAGATGCACCATTACATTCAGTTGGATACCAAAGTTTAGTCGGATCAACTGAACAAAGTTGGGGCTGGGACTTAggaagaaataaattataccATGACTCAAAAAACTGCGCTGGAGTCACATATCCAGCCATTCTTAAAAACGACGAAGCTTTTTTAGTTCCAGATAAGTTCTTAGTAGCGTTAGATATGGACGAAGGAACACTAAGCTTCATTGTTGATCAGCAGTATCTCGGTATTGCGTTTAGAGGACTGCGAGGAAAAAAACTATATCCAGTTGTTTCGGCGGTTTGGGGACACTGTGAAATAACAATGCGTTATATTGGTGGATTAGATC CCTATGTTGCTGGCATTGTGTCCACCAAGTCCCTGCATCGTTGGGGGGAAATCTAA
- the LOC6539170 gene encoding protein gustavus isoform X2, translating into MYKGGRTPSIRSSERRRPQSVSSISTLSPRVVLSRLEPREFERLRLSYKVAIDQRRSRSCRGMNMGQKISGGVKTVSRNDSQSTFKPIIPRELQADFVKPARIDILLDMPPASRDLQLRHSWNSEDRSLNIFVKEDDKLTFHRHPVAQSTDCIRGKVGLTKGLHIWEIYWPTRQRGTHAVVGVCTADAPLHSVGYQSLVGSTEQSWGWDLGRNKLYHDSKNCAGVTYPAILKNDEAFLVPDKFLVALDMDEGTLSFIVDQQYLGIAFRGLRGKKLYPVVSAVWGHCEITMRYIGGLDPEPLPLMDLCRRTIRQKIGRTNLEERIQQLQLPLSMKTYLLYKNRR; encoded by the exons AT gTATAAGGGTGGTCGGACACCTTCTATTAGGTCCAGTGAAAGGCGTCGTCCTCAAAGTGTTTCATCAATATCCACACTATCCCCGAGAGTTGTTTTGTCAAGATTGGAACCGAGGGAGTTTGAACGTCTTCGACTATCCTACAAAGTTGCAATCGACCAAAGAAGATCCAGAAGCTGCCGTGGCATGAACATGGGTCAAAAAATTAGTGGCGGAGTCAAAACAGTTAGTCGTAATGATTCACAGTCTACATTCAAACCAATAATACCAAGAGAGTTACAAGCTGATTTCGTTAAACCTGCGCGAATCGATATTTTACTTGATATGCCGCCAGCATCTCGAGATCTTCAATTAAGGCATTCATGGAACTCCGAAGATCGgtctttaaacatttttgtaaaaGAGGACGACAAGTTGACATTTCATAGGCACCCAGTGGCTCAAAGTACTGATTGCATTCGCGGAAAAGTCGGACTTACAAAGGGATTGCACATTTGGGAAATTTATTGGCCAACAAGGCAAAGAGGAACACACGCTGTTGTTGGCGTATGCACTGCAGATGCACCATTACATTCAGTTGGATACCAAAGTTTAGTCGGATCAACTGAACAAAGTTGGGGCTGGGACTTAggaagaaataaattataccATGACTCAAAAAACTGCGCTGGAGTCACATATCCAGCCATTCTTAAAAACGACGAAGCTTTTTTAGTTCCAGATAAGTTCTTAGTAGCGTTAGATATGGACGAAGGAACACTAAGCTTCATTGTTGATCAGCAGTATCTCGGTATTGCGTTTAGAGGACTGCGAGGAAAAAAACTATATCCAGTTGTTTCGGCGGTTTGGGGACACTGTGAAATAACAATGCGTTATATTGGTGGATTAGATC CCGAACCTTTGCCTTTAATGGATCTTTGTCGAAGAACAATTCGTCAAAAAATTGGTCGCACGAACTTGGAGGAGCGCATTCAACAGCTTCAACTTCCTTTATCAATGAAAACttatttattgtataaaaACCGTAGATAA
- the LOC6539170 gene encoding protein gustavus isoform X1, with protein MEFGKKRYKGGRTPSIRSSERRRPQSVSSISTLSPRVVLSRLEPREFERLRLSYKVAIDQRRSRSCRGMNMGQKISGGVKTVSRNDSQSTFKPIIPRELQADFVKPARIDILLDMPPASRDLQLRHSWNSEDRSLNIFVKEDDKLTFHRHPVAQSTDCIRGKVGLTKGLHIWEIYWPTRQRGTHAVVGVCTADAPLHSVGYQSLVGSTEQSWGWDLGRNKLYHDSKNCAGVTYPAILKNDEAFLVPDKFLVALDMDEGTLSFIVDQQYLGIAFRGLRGKKLYPVVSAVWGHCEITMRYIGGLDPEPLPLMDLCRRTIRQKIGRTNLEERIQQLQLPLSMKTYLLYKNRR; from the exons ATGGAATTTGGTAAAAAAAG gTATAAGGGTGGTCGGACACCTTCTATTAGGTCCAGTGAAAGGCGTCGTCCTCAAAGTGTTTCATCAATATCCACACTATCCCCGAGAGTTGTTTTGTCAAGATTGGAACCGAGGGAGTTTGAACGTCTTCGACTATCCTACAAAGTTGCAATCGACCAAAGAAGATCCAGAAGCTGCCGTGGCATGAACATGGGTCAAAAAATTAGTGGCGGAGTCAAAACAGTTAGTCGTAATGATTCACAGTCTACATTCAAACCAATAATACCAAGAGAGTTACAAGCTGATTTCGTTAAACCTGCGCGAATCGATATTTTACTTGATATGCCGCCAGCATCTCGAGATCTTCAATTAAGGCATTCATGGAACTCCGAAGATCGgtctttaaacatttttgtaaaaGAGGACGACAAGTTGACATTTCATAGGCACCCAGTGGCTCAAAGTACTGATTGCATTCGCGGAAAAGTCGGACTTACAAAGGGATTGCACATTTGGGAAATTTATTGGCCAACAAGGCAAAGAGGAACACACGCTGTTGTTGGCGTATGCACTGCAGATGCACCATTACATTCAGTTGGATACCAAAGTTTAGTCGGATCAACTGAACAAAGTTGGGGCTGGGACTTAggaagaaataaattataccATGACTCAAAAAACTGCGCTGGAGTCACATATCCAGCCATTCTTAAAAACGACGAAGCTTTTTTAGTTCCAGATAAGTTCTTAGTAGCGTTAGATATGGACGAAGGAACACTAAGCTTCATTGTTGATCAGCAGTATCTCGGTATTGCGTTTAGAGGACTGCGAGGAAAAAAACTATATCCAGTTGTTTCGGCGGTTTGGGGACACTGTGAAATAACAATGCGTTATATTGGTGGATTAGATC CCGAACCTTTGCCTTTAATGGATCTTTGTCGAAGAACAATTCGTCAAAAAATTGGTCGCACGAACTTGGAGGAGCGCATTCAACAGCTTCAACTTCCTTTATCAATGAAAACttatttattgtataaaaACCGTAGATAA